The Kwoniella shivajii chromosome 5, complete sequence genomic interval CTGGAATATTCCGATCCAAAGCTAACGGGAGATATAGGACATGCACATTGGCGACGGTTACGTAGAGATCATCGGTATGgtgaaagatgatttgagtATCAAGGCTCATACGTATATCGAATTAGGTAGTAACCTTGGTGAGCTTCTACTTTTCCAAAAACTGGTTGTTTTTGCTGACGAACGAGTCAGATATGAAAGCGGTTAATGCTGTAGTTGAGTTTGCTCATTCTCCCAAAGGCCAAGGCGTTTTCCTTTGAGAGGGATCTAGACGATAGTGTgctgtatatatatacctgaTTGACTGAGAAAAATACCCCGTCCAACAGACGAAAGAGAAATAAGAATACAATGTTAACATGCATGTGATGTGATATCATACCGGAAAATTCATGACCAGGATTGATCTCCTCTTTGTCCTCCATCAGTCCAACGCTTCTGACCCCTGTGGATTACATGACCCTTTGGTAACATTATGCTGCGTTTCGAAGTACTGCAAGGAGCGTCATAGCAGTCAGTCACTGTTCCACTACGTGAAGCATGAAGAAGAGTGGAGATTTACCGAGAATGACAGAATCTCCACGCAAGAACATTTTTCTGTGGAGATTGGTGAGTCTAGATCAGCTCCTGAATCACGGAATTGATATTTTTAAGCCTGTCCCGACTCACGAAATGAATCTATCCTTGTTCACGGgtttctttccctttccttttggtGTTTCTGTCCACATCTAAATATACGACAATCAGCATCCACAAGTGCACAGCACCACGCATGAGACCCAAACCATAGCCAGATACGtcactcacctccttcacatTCTCCAATACCATATTACAATGTCTATCAAAAGCTTTCACTCTTGCCAACAGCTTTTTGTTATTCCTCAATGAGATCAACACTTGTGATGAATTTCGCACTGCTTGTTGTAAGACTGACAGAGGTCCTTGAGATATTTCGTAATCTTCCAATTCTCGTAACTGTGCTTCGTCGAGCTCGGACTTGGGCACGTGGGCGTATTGACTATTGGATGAGCAGAAATATAAGAAGGAGGGACTCAGCGAGTATCTTCTAGAATCATCTGACCGAAAGTATGCTCACCTCATGATGCGCTAGGTGGCTTTCCAGTCGATATTGATGTTGGTGAGAAGCTACAGTCGTGTCGTATTGAGAAAGTGATCGAGGACTAAATGTGAATGACCAGAGTGTCGAAGTTGTTGAGATAATGAACATTTActttgttgagattgatttacagatgaagaagatagcATGAGGAAGAAGCGTGGCGGCGTATTCCGGCGATATATCGAGTGTGGCACTATCCATTGTGATGCGATAGGATGATATAACATGGACACCTCAATGTAATCCCTTACTGTTATACATATGCACAACATGATAAATACAAAACGAGGTCCCATCCATTGTGTCTCAGAGAAGATCCTCGAACGATCATCTGACAATTGATGTTTCCGCAAATTTGCGTGAAGAAACCTTGGCCTCAAACAACGCGTCAAGCCTGGGTGATTAATTCAGCGTCATTCAGACCGACCTCGACTTACTCATCCACTGTCCTATCCTTTGTTTCAGGAATATAACACCAAGCCCAAATGCAACCGAGGAATCCCAAGCCCCCAAACACATAGCCAACTTTCCCTTTGAGGTTAGCCTCGTCCGGATTCACGAGGTAGCTGAGAACAGTCAGCGATATCTAAAGAGGCTAAACTCACGGTATGACGATACTTGCTAACATCCCACAAAGTGAATTGACAAATATTCCTAAGCCTACCGTCTTTGATCTCAATTTAGCAGAGCTGATTTCTGAGAATATAACATATCCCAACGGTCCGATACTACCTTGATACACAAAGCCGAAGATCAAGGTCTGAGCGAGAATCAGCGAAGAGTATTACTGGTATTTACTCACAAAGATAGCCTCCACCCAGCTTGCAGCTTTTGTGTTGGAGATAGAGGAGAAGCCGATACCAAAATTGACAGCAGTACATCCAATCATTCCCCACAAGAACAAAGGTCTTCTGCCGAATCGATTGACACTGTATAGTGCTGTAAGATTGCCGACTACGCCGATTGCAGTAACTCCCACGCCAAGTTTGAAAGAGTCTGACGACTTAAAGCCGGCGAGCTGGAAGAAATAGGTACTATAGCCAAGCACAAAGATGACTCCAACGATCTGTTGGAGAACGAAAACCATCAAAGCGATGATGGTCCTGCGTAGATTTGTGCCTCGAAAGCATTGCCAGTAAGTGGTCTCAGCCGCGTACAGGTCTTCCAAAGCAATGGTTGCTTGGATTTGGCGTAGATGTAGATCTGCTTCCTTGGTACCAAGAGCTAGTAAGACTGCTTTAGACCGTTGGTTCTGACCTCTTCGGGTGAGGTACCAAGGGGATTCGGGAGCGAAAGGAAGAccaaggagaaggatgagtGGAAAGACCCATTGTATAGCACTGGGAAGAGTCAGCTTGTTGTGCTAATGGTATGAACTCACAATGGTATACGATAGGCGTATCTATCCTCCCTGGAGCCCAGACCTTGTATCACGCAATTTGCCATGAATTGACCG includes:
- a CDS encoding small nuclear ribonucleoprotein Sm D2, with product MSQYAHVPKSELDEAQLRELEDYEISQGPLSVLQQAVRNSSQVLISLRNNKKLLARVKAFDRHCNMVLENVKEMWTETPKGKGKKPVNKDRFISKMFLRGDSVILVLRNAA